The Deinococcus sp. YIM 134068 genomic interval GATCCCTGCCGCCGCGCGAGGCATCGGCACGACCGCCACGCGCGGCCTGCGCCCCGAGGTCCTCGTGGTCACGCCCACGCGCGAACTCGCCGTGCAGATTCGGGACGTGGCCCGCGAACTCGGGATGCCCGCCGGGCGCATCACCGGGGGCATCACGCCCGGTCAGACCCGCGCCGAGGCGAGCGGCAAGGGCCTCATCGTGGGCACGCCGGGCCGCCTCAAGGACCTGATCACGCGGAGGGAACTCGACCTCTCTGGCCTGAGGTACGTCGTGCTGGACGAGGCCGACGAGCTGCTGTCGCTCGGCTTCCTCAAGGACGTGGGCGACATCCTGAACGCGGCGCAGTCGGCGACGGGCACGCGGCCCCTCCAGATCGCGATGGCCTCGGCGACCTTTCCGGCGGCGATCCGGGCGGTGGCCGAGCGCTTCATGCACGACCCCGCGCGCATCGACATCGCGCCCGCGCGGGTGGAGGGAGCGGAGAAGCCCAGCGGCGACGTGCTCGGCGGGGCGACGGGGGCCACCCACCTCCTGATTCACACGACGCGGGCGGACCTGCTCGAACTCGCCGCACGCCGCACGCGCGAGGCGTTGCGCGAACCCGGCGGCTGCGTGGTCATCTTCTGCCGCACAAAGGCGCTCGTGAAGCGGCGGGCCGAGCGGCTGAACGCCCTTCTGCCCGGCGAGATCGTCAGCCCCCTCCAGGGCAACATGGACCAGAAGAAGCGCGAGCACACCATGAAAGAGCTGCGCGAGGGCAAGTCCCGCATCCTCGTCGCCACCGATATCGCCGGGCGCGGCATCGACCTGCCGGAGGTGCGGCTCGTCATCCACCTCGACGTGGCCTCCACCGCCGAGGACCACGTTCACCGTTCGGGCCGCACCGCCCGCGCGGGCAGGCCGGGCGTGAACCTCGTGATGCTCATCCCCGAGCAGCGCGGCCTGTGGCAGACGGTGCGCCGGGGCCTGCCGGGCGTGCTCCAGCCGCCCCTCACCGCCGAGGAGGGCCAGATCGACCGCGCCATTCAGGAGAAGCAGGGCCGGGGGTCGGGCAACGGGGTGGACGAGGGCGGGCGGGGACGGTCGGGGTCCGCGCGTCCCACTGCGGTGAGTGGGAGTGCGGGGAACGGGCACAACCAGGGCCGCCCATCCGCCGGACGCGGCACGCAGGAGAACCGGGGTCAGCCTCAACGCGCCACGTCCCAGCCCGCCGGAGTCGGCGGGGGCCGGGTGGGGCCGCAGCGGGCCAGGCGGGGCGGGCGGCGCTGAAGACGAGCGCGGCCTTGACCCGACTCTCAGCCGCGCCCCCGCCTCCCGCCGAAGACTTGGCCCATGTCCTACGTCGTGATGGTGACGCGCCCGGCGGAAACGCCCGGCAACCCTCAGCACCGCTTCCGCCTCAGTGACGGGCGCGGCCAGCCCCGCACCTTCGCCACCCGCGACGAGGCCGAGCAGGCCCGCACCGAACACCTGGGCCGCTTCCCGGCGGATGAGGCGACGGTTTCCCCCGCCGAGCAGGGCTGATCAGGTCTTCTCCAAAAGTTATTTCCGAAGGTGGCCCCGACGAGCTTGAGTACGTCGGGGCCACCGCTTTTCTCTGGCGACTGGCGACCCCGAATGAACCTTCCCACAACTGACCACCCCGTAAGAAAGCTGTGATCAGCCCCCCGTCAGACTGCCCGCATGACCGACCCCCAGGTGCAGGCCCAGGTTGACGCCGAACAGGTCCGCCTCGTGCGGGAGGCGCTGGCCCTGCGCCGGGAATGCCCGGCCACCGGGGACACCTCAGCCTCTCCGGTCGTCCGCTTCCTGCCTGGACGGCCTCGCCCGACCGCCGCCGAGTTCATGACCTGGCCTGTCGGAGGATGGAGGGCCGCCGTCGGCGAGTCTGCCCCGGCGACCCCAGAGGATCAGGAGGCGGGGCAGCTCATCATTCGCCGCTGAATTCAGTTCTCCCGTCCGCCTCCAGCCGCCGCAGGAAGGCGCTGACGATCTCCGGGTCGAACTGTCGCCCGGCCTGTGCCCGGAGTTCCACGGCGGCCTCATGTGCCGTCCAGGCCCGCTTGTAGGGCCGCTCGCTCGTCAGGGCGTCGTACACGTCCACCACGGCGAAGATGCGGGCGAGGAGGGGGATGGCCCCGCCGCTCAGCCCGTGCGGGTAGCCCGAGCCGTCCCAGCGTTCGTGGTGCGCGCGGATCAACCCCAGGGACGGGGCCGGGAGGAAGCCCAGGGTGGCGGCGAAGCGTTCGCCCTCCAGCACGTGGCCGCGCATGGTCTCCCACTCGGCGTCGTCGAGCGGTCCGGGCTTGAGCAGCGTGGCGTCGGAGATCGACAGCTTGCCGATGTCGTGGAGGTACGCGCCGAGCCGCAACGCCTCCAGGGCCGTGTCGTCCAGCCCGAGCGCCGCGCCGAGCCGGGTCGCCCAGGTCGTCACCCGGTCGGTGTGGCCCTTGGTCTCGCGGTCGCGGGCCTCCAGCGCCAGCCCCAGTGCCCGCACCGCCGCCTCGTGGGCCGCGCGGGCGGCGGCCTCCGCCCGCTTCTGCTCCTCGATGTCGGTGCAGGTGCCCACCCAGGCGAGGCGGCGGCCCGCGCCGTCGTCCACCCGCACCCCCCGAACCATGAACCAGCGGTGCTCCCCGTCACGATTCCGCAGGCGGTACTCGATCTCGTAGTTCCTGCCGCTCGCCACGGCCCCCGTCCAGGCGGCCAGGGTGGGTGCCTCGTCCTCCGGGTGCAGCGCCTCCTCGAACCCGAAGCCGCGCGTGCCCCCCACCAGCCCGGTGTAGTCCACCCACGCCCGGTTCACATGTTCCCAGACCCCGTCGGCGTCTGCCGTCCAGAGCATCACCGGCATCTCGTCGAGAAGACGATGGTACCCGTCTTCGGGCTGAAGGGGCAGGAGGTAGGCGGCCTGACTGGCTTCGGAGGACACGTGAGAAGGGTAGGGGAAGTTCGCCCGCACACTCACCAAATCTCGCAAATTCAAAGTAAAGGCAGAGCTTCATCCCCCAGTGGGGGAGGGTTCTATGGCAGGAGACCGCCGCCGCTTGTCCGCGTACATCCGCTCGTCGGCCAGCCGCAGGGTCGCCGCCGGCCCGGACGCCTCCCCCGGCCACAGCGCCACCCCGAAGGACGCCGCGACCTCGTGGAAGCCGGCGGCGCGGGCGGTGGCGACCGCCGCGTCGATCTGCTCCAGCACGGCGGCCTCGGCGCTCGCCCGGTCATCCACGCCCCGCCGCACGACCACGAACTCGTCCCCGCCGAGCCGGTACAGCGAGGCACCGGGCGGCAGCTCCGCCGCCAGCGCCCCCGCGAAGAGCCGCAGCAGCACGTCGCCGCGTGCGTGGCCCTCGCGGTCATTGACCGCCTTGAAGCCGTCGAGGTCGAGGACGGCCACGGCGCATGGCGGGAGGTCAGCGCCGAGCAGCTCGTCGAGGGAGCGGCGGTTTTCCAGCCCGGTGAGCGGGTCGTGCCGCGCCTCGCGCCGCATGTGGTCCTCACGGTCCTGTCGCAGCAGCGCCCCCGTGATGGTGCGGCTGGCGACCTGGAACAACTCGCGCTCCGCCCGGCCCCACGGTCGCTCCTCCCGCCGCAGGGCGACCAGCAGGTAGCGGATGCCGTGAAGTTGCCCCAGGGGGGCCAGAACAGCCCCCCGCATCCCCTCCTCCATCCACTCGCAGGGAGGGAACGCCCCGTGCGGCTTCTCAGAGACCCCCAAAAGGCTTTCCAGGAAGCAGGGGGCCTCCCAGGTCATGGCCCGGCTCAGCAGGCCCTCCACGGCCCTCGTAGGGGCTTGCAGGAATGGGGGGGGTGGCGGGGCCTCCCCGGACGGCGACCAGATCGTTTCGA includes:
- a CDS encoding DEAD/DEAH box helicase, whose product is MTKTEDKSIPADQNRSEAGTEQARTSRRRGGRGGEAQRQEATPAVPNGTSSDWQALLGGRTPTPVQAGAIPVLLAGRDVITTARTGSGKTLAFLIPAAARGIGTTATRGLRPEVLVVTPTRELAVQIRDVARELGMPAGRITGGITPGQTRAEASGKGLIVGTPGRLKDLITRRELDLSGLRYVVLDEADELLSLGFLKDVGDILNAAQSATGTRPLQIAMASATFPAAIRAVAERFMHDPARIDIAPARVEGAEKPSGDVLGGATGATHLLIHTTRADLLELAARRTREALREPGGCVVIFCRTKALVKRRAERLNALLPGEIVSPLQGNMDQKKREHTMKELREGKSRILVATDIAGRGIDLPEVRLVIHLDVASTAEDHVHRSGRTARAGRPGVNLVMLIPEQRGLWQTVRRGLPGVLQPPLTAEEGQIDRAIQEKQGRGSGNGVDEGGRGRSGSARPTAVSGSAGNGHNQGRPSAGRGTQENRGQPQRATSQPAGVGGGRVGPQRARRGGRR
- a CDS encoding HD domain-containing phosphohydrolase, whose protein sequence is MSSEASQAAYLLPLQPEDGYHRLLDEMPVMLWTADADGVWEHVNRAWVDYTGLVGGTRGFGFEEALHPEDEAPTLAAWTGAVASGRNYEIEYRLRNRDGEHRWFMVRGVRVDDGAGRRLAWVGTCTDIEEQKRAEAAARAAHEAAVRALGLALEARDRETKGHTDRVTTWATRLGAALGLDDTALEALRLGAYLHDIGKLSISDATLLKPGPLDDAEWETMRGHVLEGERFAATLGFLPAPSLGLIRAHHERWDGSGYPHGLSGGAIPLLARIFAVVDVYDALTSERPYKRAWTAHEAAVELRAQAGRQFDPEIVSAFLRRLEADGRTEFSGE
- a CDS encoding sensor domain-containing diguanylate cyclase translates to MLVALPTPELARLEAVSRYAILDTLPEATFDRVAQLAAQFFRVPVALVNIITTEHSWSKACVGVDLRQMDRQLSFCARTIEQDGVFVSLDLARDPRFVNHPLVGGPGAFRFYAGAPLRTPDGYNIGTLCVLDHAPRAEVTAVEREALMGLAALAVDELELRRARRAAEREAETRQRLVDDLRRATAHAETLAALSALADLDLDPQTLVGSAVALLAQLSPLDWAGLLGEREGQLTVETIWSPSGEAPPPPPFLQAPTRAVEGLLSRAMTWEAPCFLESLLGVSEKPHGAFPPCEWMEEGMRGAVLAPLGQLHGIRYLLVALRREERPWGRAERELFQVASRTITGALLRQDREDHMRREARHDPLTGLENRRSLDELLGADLPPCAVAVLDLDGFKAVNDREGHARGDVLLRLFAGALAAELPPGASLYRLGGDEFVVVRRGVDDRASAEAAVLEQIDAAVATARAAGFHEVAASFGVALWPGEASGPAATLRLADERMYADKRRRSPAIEPSPTGG